One genomic region from Granulicatella adiacens ATCC 49175 encodes:
- a CDS encoding GrpB family protein, whose amino-acid sequence MNKKFEQMSLKELWQLFPIFLVKHNKEWTKWYEEERKSILSALPSKCTKRISHIGSTAISGIWAKNIVDILVEVNDKTDLDIVKNILINKGWLCMNTTEARITLNKGYTEQGFAERVFHLHIRIVGDNDELYFRDYLNEHKEIGKEYEVLKLSLWKKFEYDRDGYTEAKTDFIRKYTDLAKSLYGKKY is encoded by the coding sequence ATGAATAAAAAATTCGAGCAAATGAGTTTAAAAGAGCTTTGGCAACTGTTTCCGATATTTTTAGTCAAACATAATAAAGAGTGGACAAAATGGTATGAAGAAGAAAGAAAATCAATATTATCAGCATTGCCGAGTAAATGCACAAAAAGAATATCTCATATCGGAAGCACGGCTATATCAGGAATATGGGCGAAAAATATTGTGGATATATTAGTTGAAGTAAACGACAAGACGGATTTAGATATTGTTAAAAATATTCTAATAAACAAGGGTTGGCTATGTATGAATACGACTGAAGCCCGCATTACATTAAACAAAGGATACACAGAACAAGGATTTGCAGAAAGAGTATTCCATCTTCATATTAGAATTGTCGGAGATAATGATGAACTGTATTTTAGAGATTATTTGAATGAGCATAAGGAAATAGGCAAAGAATACGAAGTCTTAAAACTATCGCTTTGGAAAAAATTTGAATATGACAGAGATGGATATACTGAGGCAAAAACAGATTTTATAAGAAAATATACAGATTTAGCAAAAAGTTTATATGGAAAAAAATATTAA
- a CDS encoding TetR/AcrR family transcriptional regulator, giving the protein MKKTQHPSALKSKREISEALLKLMQLYPYSEISVKQIILETNLVRKTFYLNFNNKDDVLYSIIDGLILEYTEENSSSDNDPISIIFNFCSRNKEFLSLLHKNKMFHYFLLRMNEILPTYIDQIHDYNNPFKKVIVDLDPDYLIAFNIGAIWNVIFKWIDRGMVDSLDTIKTSVSQYIKRL; this is encoded by the coding sequence ATGAAAAAAACACAGCATCCTTCTGCTTTAAAATCCAAAAGAGAAATATCCGAAGCTCTGCTTAAACTGATGCAGTTATACCCCTATTCTGAAATATCTGTAAAGCAAATCATATTGGAAACTAATCTTGTCAGAAAAACATTCTACCTAAATTTCAACAACAAGGATGATGTACTCTATTCCATCATTGACGGATTAATTCTCGAATATACAGAGGAAAATTCTTCTTCCGATAATGACCCTATCTCAATTATTTTTAATTTTTGTAGTAGAAATAAAGAGTTTCTTTCATTACTCCATAAAAATAAAATGTTTCACTACTTCCTTCTAAGGATGAACGAAATTCTTCCTACCTATATTGACCAGATTCATGACTACAACAATCCGTTCAAAAAAGTTATCGTCGACCTCGATCCTGATTATCTAATTGCATTTAATATCGGAGCCATTTGGAATGTTATTTTTAAGTGGATTGATCGAGGAATGGTTGATTCTTTAGATACAATCAAAACATCTGTCAGTCAGTATATAAAACGACTATAG
- a CDS encoding acyl-CoA thioesterase/BAAT N-terminal domain-containing protein, which yields MSYEIVINDPKQIMDERLDIYIKGFEGFEKVTIILETKCFYNINAPMNFSEATYWKSEAIYLSDASGVVSVNTSTSIGGDYLGVRDMGLFETLRPIEVVKQKRVIDLNRVQLKEKVTYQITALLANRIIAQESFDRWYKKESIQYMDIIKNAWQGRLFFEEPNNPRAAIIVLSGSDGGIEKAQNIAMLLSNYGFVTMAISYFGMRKQPSDLNQIPIESIEEALQYLKQLEFVDGFNIGIYGRSKGAELALLSLTKYSGLKCAVLNSPSDRVYEGLRGKMNAKHSSWTYEDKEVPYKPFRWIEVIKNKLFKIPMKDKTGIMELEKVKCPLLLISSFRDEVWNSFDAAMNILTKVNSLNKKLVLTTELGHMNTISYLPNTRYNNRSDKIYGEAIVSWKSTVSWFIEHLMKEHKTENVI from the coding sequence GTGAGTTATGAAATTGTGATTAACGATCCTAAACAGATCATGGATGAAAGATTAGATATCTATATAAAGGGGTTTGAGGGTTTTGAAAAAGTAACAATTATATTAGAAACAAAGTGCTTTTATAATATTAATGCCCCAATGAATTTTTCTGAGGCAACATATTGGAAATCAGAGGCTATTTATTTAAGTGATGCATCAGGTGTTGTATCCGTAAATACTTCAACGTCAATAGGAGGAGATTATCTTGGGGTTAGAGACATGGGTTTGTTTGAAACACTTCGGCCTATTGAAGTAGTGAAACAGAAAAGAGTGATAGATTTAAATCGTGTTCAATTAAAAGAAAAGGTTACTTATCAAATAACAGCCTTATTAGCTAATAGAATTATTGCGCAAGAATCATTTGACCGATGGTATAAAAAAGAGAGTATTCAATATATGGATATCATAAAAAATGCATGGCAGGGAAGACTGTTCTTTGAGGAACCCAATAATCCTAGGGCGGCAATTATAGTTTTATCAGGAAGTGACGGAGGAATTGAAAAAGCTCAAAATATTGCGATGTTATTATCGAATTACGGATTTGTGACGATGGCTATAAGTTACTTTGGGATGCGTAAACAACCTTCGGATCTTAATCAAATTCCAATTGAAAGTATAGAAGAAGCATTGCAGTATTTAAAGCAATTGGAGTTTGTAGATGGATTTAACATAGGGATTTATGGACGATCTAAAGGAGCAGAGTTGGCTTTATTATCCTTAACAAAATATTCTGGATTAAAATGTGCTGTTTTAAACTCACCAAGCGATAGAGTTTATGAAGGATTAAGAGGCAAAATGAATGCAAAACATTCTTCCTGGACATATGAGGATAAGGAGGTTCCTTATAAACCTTTTAGATGGATTGAAGTTATTAAAAATAAGTTGTTTAAAATTCCGATGAAGGATAAAACGGGAATAATGGAATTAGAAAAGGTGAAATGCCCGTTATTATTGATTAGCTCATTTAGAGATGAGGTATGGAATTCTTTTGATGCTGCAATGAATATCTTAACTAAAGTGAATTCTTTAAATAAAAAATTGGTCCTTACAACAGAACTAGGACATATGAACACAATCTCCTATCTACCAAATACAAGATATAATAATAGAAGCGATAAAATATATGGGGAAGCAATAGTATCTTGGAAAAGTACGGTATCTTGGTTTATTGAGCATTTAATGAAAGAACATAAGACGGAAAACGTGATATAA
- a CDS encoding acyl-CoA dehydrogenase family protein produces MFLSEELLQEIHERAPRYDKENAWPAEDYAALKEAGYLKAFVPKEYGGFGLSLKEIAQEQTRLAMAAPGTALGVNMHQIIVGLGKHMVRFGNKKGEQLLRDAAEGKLLAFGISEPSNDRVLFGSISEARPEDGGAYRFYGKKVFLSMGKYCDKLVSFGQDNTGESPLSVFAYLTPDKETFIVKDDWDTMGMRATQSNSVELKGIFAAEEQILTKVAPGPSFDPVVFGIFAYFEILLAATYFGIGKRALEIGVETVKKRHSVSNDAPYANDKNIRWRIAEAAIMLDGIQPQINELSDTLEASSEYSFIWLPRLSSIKNRSVEVSKKAVEEIVRASGGSSYFNRTELSRLYRDVLAGLFQPSDQESLHDAWANILLGPIQ; encoded by the coding sequence ATGTTTTTATCGGAAGAGTTATTACAAGAAATTCATGAGCGTGCACCGCGTTACGACAAAGAGAATGCGTGGCCTGCGGAAGATTATGCAGCGCTAAAAGAGGCGGGATACTTGAAGGCGTTCGTGCCAAAAGAGTACGGCGGATTCGGTCTGTCGCTCAAAGAGATCGCGCAAGAACAAACGCGTTTAGCGATGGCGGCTCCAGGGACAGCGCTTGGGGTGAACATGCACCAGATTATTGTGGGCCTTGGCAAGCACATGGTTCGTTTTGGCAACAAGAAGGGAGAACAACTCCTTCGCGATGCTGCAGAAGGCAAGTTGTTGGCGTTTGGGATTTCTGAACCTTCGAATGACCGCGTGTTATTCGGTTCGATTTCTGAGGCTCGTCCAGAGGATGGCGGCGCGTATCGTTTTTACGGCAAGAAAGTCTTCTTATCAATGGGAAAATATTGCGACAAGTTGGTTTCATTTGGGCAAGATAACACAGGGGAGTCACCACTATCAGTGTTCGCGTATTTAACACCAGACAAAGAAACGTTCATCGTAAAAGACGACTGGGATACAATGGGCATGCGTGCAACGCAATCAAACAGCGTTGAGTTGAAAGGTATCTTCGCAGCAGAAGAGCAAATTTTAACGAAAGTGGCTCCTGGACCAAGCTTTGATCCAGTGGTATTCGGTATTTTTGCATACTTCGAGATTTTATTAGCGGCAACATACTTTGGTATCGGGAAACGTGCGCTAGAAATCGGGGTAGAGACAGTGAAGAAACGTCACTCTGTATCGAATGATGCGCCTTACGCTAACGATAAAAACATTCGCTGGAGAATTGCAGAAGCGGCGATTATGCTAGACGGCATCCAACCGCAAATCAACGAGTTGAGCGACACGCTAGAAGCAAGCTCTGAATACAGCTTCATCTGGTTGCCTCGCTTGTCTTCGATTAAGAACCGTTCAGTGGAAGTATCGAAGAAAGCCGTGGAAGAAATCGTTCGTGCGAGCGGCGGAAGTTCGTACTTCAACCGTACAGAATTATCTCGCTTATACCGCGACGTGTTGGCTGGCTTGTTCCAACCAAGTGACCAAGAGTCATTGCATGATGCGTGGGCGAATATTCTCTTAGGACCTATCCAATAA
- a CDS encoding TetR/AcrR family transcriptional regulator, with protein MDRRQQKSRKAIFEAFSLLLEKKRYSKITVQDIIDTANVGRSTFYAHFETKDELLNAICEEIFDHIFESLHTDDSYTSENRNSALADKLSHLLWHLREQKNEISAFLTDENSNLFLRYFKQHLTILFADFSNSANKSIPKEFVTNHYVTSFAETVKWWSSNGMSLSPEVVVEYYMQLIR; from the coding sequence ATGGATCGACGACAACAAAAATCACGAAAAGCTATTTTTGAAGCTTTTAGCCTTCTTTTAGAAAAGAAGCGTTACAGTAAAATTACTGTGCAAGACATTATTGATACCGCCAATGTCGGTCGAAGCACTTTTTACGCTCATTTTGAGACAAAAGATGAATTGTTAAACGCTATTTGCGAAGAGATTTTTGACCATATCTTCGAAAGTCTTCACACTGACGATTCATACACTTCAGAGAATCGAAACAGTGCACTAGCCGATAAACTCTCTCACCTATTATGGCATCTACGAGAGCAAAAAAATGAGATTAGCGCCTTTCTAACCGATGAAAACAGTAATCTCTTTTTAAGATACTTTAAGCAACACTTAACCATTCTTTTTGCGGATTTTTCTAACAGCGCAAATAAGTCCATCCCAAAAGAGTTCGTCACTAATCATTATGTGACGAGTTTTGCGGAAACTGTTAAATGGTGGTCGAGTAACGGAATGTCTCTTTCTCCAGAAGTGGTTGTTGAGTATTATATGCAATTAATTCGTTAG
- a CDS encoding DMT family transporter: protein MKQEMRKGIMMAILAAVLYAMSSPFSKILLNEMPPTLMAGFLYLGAGIGMSLIAVSRKARQVETTEIHLSKAEMPYIVAMILLDIAAPICMLIGLNATTAANVSLLNNFEIVATALIALVIFSERISKRLWMGIFFVTLSSVILSFEDVTSLEFSYGSLFVLLAAVFWGLENNCTRKLSLCDPLEIVLLKGIFSGTGSIVIGLVIGERLMNLWSVIAVMAVGIVSYGLSIYFYVHAQRLLGAARTSAYYAVSPFIAAFLSILIFGQIPEVTYFIALILMAIGAWYSSHYGIEE, encoded by the coding sequence ATGAAGCAAGAGATGCGGAAAGGGATTATGATGGCGATACTTGCTGCAGTATTATATGCGATGAGTTCTCCTTTTTCAAAAATATTATTAAATGAAATGCCGCCGACATTAATGGCAGGATTTTTATATTTAGGTGCGGGGATTGGAATGAGCTTAATTGCGGTTTCAAGAAAAGCGAGACAAGTGGAAACCACTGAGATTCATCTCAGCAAAGCGGAAATGCCGTATATAGTCGCTATGATATTGTTAGATATAGCAGCGCCAATTTGTATGTTGATAGGGTTAAACGCAACAACTGCTGCGAATGTCTCTTTGTTAAATAATTTTGAGATTGTTGCGACTGCGCTGATTGCATTAGTCATTTTTAGTGAACGTATCAGTAAACGTTTATGGATGGGAATTTTTTTCGTAACCCTTTCTAGCGTTATTTTGTCTTTTGAAGATGTTACGAGTCTAGAGTTTTCCTATGGCTCTTTATTCGTATTATTGGCTGCTGTTTTCTGGGGGTTGGAAAATAATTGCACCAGAAAACTTTCTTTGTGCGATCCGTTAGAAATCGTCTTATTAAAGGGGATATTTTCGGGAACTGGCTCTATCGTGATTGGTTTAGTGATTGGGGAGAGATTGATGAATCTTTGGAGCGTCATTGCGGTTATGGCAGTAGGGATTGTGTCTTATGGACTAAGTATTTATTTTTATGTCCATGCGCAACGACTTCTTGGGGCGGCGAGAACTAGTGCTTATTATGCGGTTTCTCCATTCATTGCAGCATTCTTGTCGATTCTCATCTTTGGTCAGATACCAGAAGTCACTTATTTTATTGCATTAATATTGATGGCCATAGGAGCATGGTATTCTTCGCACTATGGTATTGAAGAGTGA
- a CDS encoding EXLDI protein, giving the protein MDYEVIKLNVSNDKIREYKQFEGLKLFSTIIKSQDERTLTNKRIYVTKKNNYVYYERTDTNWNFWSNPKNHQSSFIPDEENHRILFEVAPDLSAFSKYLGEELIRKIQIKQQNGEIIEKLDI; this is encoded by the coding sequence ATGGATTATGAAGTCATTAAACTTAACGTTTCAAATGATAAAATTCGAGAATATAAGCAATTCGAGGGATTAAAATTATTTTCTACTATTATAAAATCACAAGATGAACGGACTCTGACGAATAAAAGAATTTACGTTACGAAAAAGAACAACTATGTTTATTACGAACGAACCGATACGAATTGGAATTTTTGGTCAAACCCCAAAAATCATCAGTCTTCGTTCATACCTGATGAAGAAAATCACCGCATTCTCTTCGAAGTCGCACCTGATTTAAGTGCATTCTCTAAGTATTTGGGGGAAGAACTGATTCGAAAAATCCAGATCAAACAACAGAATGGTGAAATCATCGAAAAATTAGATATTTAA
- a CDS encoding pseudouridine synthase gives MRLEHLLMKHLVLSRREMKKLIKNEAVLIDGIPATHVSNNVDATLQVITVNGTRIHDDSQKYYMLNKPQGLISATTDKEHTTVIDLFANENVEGLYPLGRLDGDTEGLLLVTNNGPLGYRMLNPDQHIEKEYYVEVNGPLDNDAVETFKRGVTFHGGYQCKPSMLTIIESSDNLGRATVTISEGKFHQVKKMFLCVGVKVTYLKRIRFGEFVLDESLAPGEYRELNEAELQLVKTYF, from the coding sequence ATGAGACTCGAACATTTATTAATGAAACATCTGGTGCTGAGCCGCCGAGAAATGAAGAAACTCATCAAGAACGAAGCGGTTCTGATCGACGGGATTCCGGCCACTCACGTTAGTAATAATGTCGATGCAACCCTGCAAGTCATCACGGTGAACGGGACGCGGATTCATGACGATAGCCAGAAGTACTATATGCTAAATAAACCTCAAGGCCTTATCTCCGCTACGACCGATAAAGAACATACGACGGTTATCGACCTCTTCGCAAATGAGAACGTTGAAGGCCTCTACCCGCTCGGACGACTTGACGGGGATACCGAAGGACTGCTGCTCGTGACCAATAATGGTCCGCTGGGTTACCGCATGCTGAACCCCGACCAACATATCGAGAAGGAATATTATGTAGAAGTCAACGGTCCACTTGACAATGATGCCGTAGAAACCTTCAAACGTGGTGTCACCTTCCACGGTGGGTATCAATGTAAACCTAGCATGCTTACGATTATCGAAAGTAGCGACAACTTGGGCCGTGCGACCGTCACCATTTCTGAAGGGAAATTCCATCAAGTGAAGAAGATGTTCCTGTGCGTCGGTGTGAAAGTGACGTATCTTAAACGCATTCGCTTTGGAGAGTTTGTGTTAGATGAATCGCTGGCTCCTGGGGAATACCGAGAACTAAACGAAGCAGAACTCCAACTTGTAAAGACGTATTTCTAA
- a CDS encoding ParA family protein — translation MGRVISVANQKGGVGKTTSTVSLAAALAVNGKKVLIIDSDPQGNATSGLGVQKGELEQDVYDVLVNQVPMADVIVPTSRENLMIAPSTIQLAGAEIELTSQPRREQRLKEAVKKIKDDYDYIFIDCPPSLGHLTMNAFTASDTVLIPVQCEYYALEGLSQLMNTITMVRKHFNPHLKIEGVLLTMYDARTNLGNEVKEDVIKYFREKVYKTIIPRNVRLSEAPSYGQAIVDYDPRSRGAEVYMELAKEVLAHE, via the coding sequence ATGGGACGTGTAATATCCGTTGCCAATCAGAAAGGTGGAGTTGGGAAGACGACTTCAACTGTAAGTTTAGCGGCTGCGTTGGCGGTCAATGGCAAAAAAGTATTAATTATTGATAGTGACCCTCAGGGGAACGCAACGAGCGGTCTTGGCGTACAAAAAGGGGAACTTGAACAAGATGTATATGATGTTTTAGTCAACCAAGTACCGATGGCGGACGTGATTGTTCCGACGAGTCGTGAAAACTTGATGATTGCCCCTTCGACGATTCAGTTAGCAGGTGCAGAAATCGAGTTAACGAGTCAACCGCGTCGTGAGCAACGTTTGAAAGAGGCTGTGAAGAAGATTAAAGACGATTATGATTATATCTTTATCGACTGTCCTCCTTCACTGGGACATTTAACAATGAATGCTTTTACCGCTAGTGATACGGTATTAATTCCAGTGCAGTGCGAATATTATGCGTTGGAAGGGTTGTCGCAACTCATGAACACCATCACGATGGTTCGCAAGCATTTTAATCCTCATTTGAAGATTGAGGGCGTTCTCCTAACGATGTACGATGCGCGTACGAATTTAGGGAATGAAGTCAAAGAGGATGTGATTAAGTATTTCCGTGAGAAAGTCTATAAAACGATTATCCCTCGAAACGTCCGTCTGTCTGAAGCACCAAGTTACGGGCAAGCGATTGTGGACTATGACCCACGTTCTAGAGGAGCGGAAGTATACATGGAGTTAGCAAAGGAAGTGTTGGCACATGAGTAA
- a CDS encoding ParB/RepB/Spo0J family partition protein: MSKNQKGKGLGRGIDALFMNDLDTLDALEQVQETEQIQQIAVSEIRPNPYQPRKDFDEEGLAELAESIRQNGVFQPIIVRKSKIKGYELVAGERRLRASKLAEKETIPAIVRDYSEETMIQIAVVENLQRENLKPLDEAMAYRTLMDSLKLKQEEVASRVGKSRSYVANFLRLLTLPAAVQELVQNGSLSAGHARTLLGLKDQTKIGAVAKKAVKENLTVRDLETLVQSINEPVKKTTKKIQKPKKSMYIVESEERLMDKFGTSVQIVEKGERGKIEIEYLSQKDLTRILEVLEIELDD, from the coding sequence ATGAGTAAAAATCAAAAAGGAAAAGGCCTTGGACGTGGAATCGACGCGTTGTTTATGAATGACTTAGATACCCTTGATGCCTTAGAACAAGTACAAGAAACCGAGCAAATTCAACAGATTGCTGTATCAGAAATTCGTCCAAATCCTTATCAGCCGCGTAAAGACTTTGATGAGGAAGGATTAGCAGAACTTGCGGAATCGATTCGCCAAAATGGAGTTTTCCAACCGATTATCGTTCGCAAATCTAAAATTAAAGGATATGAATTAGTTGCTGGGGAACGTCGTCTGCGCGCGTCTAAATTAGCTGAGAAAGAAACGATTCCAGCCATCGTACGTGACTACTCAGAAGAAACAATGATTCAAATCGCAGTGGTTGAAAACTTACAACGCGAAAACTTGAAGCCTTTAGATGAAGCGATGGCGTATCGTACATTAATGGATTCATTGAAATTAAAACAAGAAGAAGTAGCGAGCCGAGTAGGGAAGAGCCGTTCATACGTGGCGAATTTCTTACGATTACTAACCTTGCCAGCTGCAGTCCAAGAACTCGTACAAAATGGGTCTCTTTCAGCAGGGCATGCACGTACGCTTCTTGGATTAAAAGACCAAACGAAAATTGGGGCGGTGGCTAAAAAGGCCGTGAAAGAAAATCTAACGGTACGCGACTTAGAAACTTTAGTCCAATCCATCAATGAACCTGTTAAGAAAACAACGAAAAAAATCCAAAAACCGAAAAAATCCATGTATATCGTTGAATCAGAAGAACGTTTAATGGATAAATTCGGAACTAGCGTGCAAATCGTTGAAAAAGGCGAACGTGGTAAAATCGAAATCGAGTATCTTTCTCAAAAAGATTTAACCCGTATTTTAGAAGTATTAGAAATCGAATTAGACGATTAA
- a CDS encoding DUF951 domain-containing protein — protein sequence MKAGTTYQLHDHVEMKKPHACQTNSWEIIRMGMDIRIKCDHCGQMVLMPRREFEKKMKKVTISVAEENK from the coding sequence ATGAAAGCAGGAACAACGTATCAACTACACGATCATGTGGAAATGAAAAAACCGCATGCGTGCCAAACGAATTCCTGGGAAATCATCCGTATGGGAATGGACATTCGTATCAAGTGTGATCACTGTGGTCAAATGGTCCTAATGCCAAGGCGGGAATTCGAGAAGAAGATGAAAAAGGTGACGATTTCTGTTGCCGAAGAAAACAAATAA
- the ychF gene encoding redox-regulated ATPase YchF: MALTAGIVGLPNVGKSTLFNAITKAGVEAANYPFATIDPNVGVVEVPDLRLQKLTELVKPKKTVPTTFEFTDIAGIVKGASRGEGLGNKFLSHIRQVDAICQVVRCFEDENITHVAGKVDPIADIETINLELVLADLESVDKRIARVAKIAKTKDKDAVAELAVLEKIKPVLEEGQLARTIEFTDEELPIVKGLFLLTTKPMLYIANISEDDVMEGGHNQYVQLVEDYAAKEDAEVVVICAKIEEEVAELEEEEKQAFLEEMGIEVSGLDILIQKAYHLLGLATYFTAGEQEVRAWTFRRGMKAPQCAGIIHSDFERGFIRAETVAYADLLEYGSMTAAKENGKVRQEGKEYVVQDGDVMLFRFNV, encoded by the coding sequence ATGGCCTTAACAGCTGGAATCGTCGGCTTACCAAACGTTGGAAAGTCAACATTATTTAATGCAATTACAAAAGCAGGGGTCGAAGCAGCGAACTATCCGTTTGCGACGATTGACCCAAACGTGGGAGTGGTAGAAGTGCCAGACCTTCGTTTACAAAAATTAACGGAATTAGTTAAACCTAAGAAGACTGTTCCGACGACCTTTGAATTTACAGATATCGCGGGGATCGTTAAAGGGGCAAGCCGTGGGGAAGGTCTTGGAAACAAATTCCTAAGCCACATCCGTCAAGTAGACGCGATTTGCCAAGTGGTTCGTTGTTTTGAAGACGAAAATATTACACACGTGGCTGGGAAAGTAGACCCAATCGCCGACATCGAAACAATCAACCTAGAGTTAGTGTTGGCCGACCTTGAATCAGTGGACAAACGTATTGCTCGTGTGGCAAAAATTGCGAAAACAAAAGATAAAGACGCGGTTGCAGAACTTGCTGTCTTAGAAAAAATCAAACCGGTGTTAGAAGAAGGTCAATTAGCGCGTACGATTGAATTCACAGATGAAGAACTTCCAATCGTGAAAGGCTTATTCCTTTTAACAACGAAACCAATGCTGTACATCGCAAACATCTCCGAAGATGACGTGATGGAAGGTGGCCATAATCAATACGTGCAATTAGTGGAAGATTATGCTGCCAAAGAAGATGCAGAAGTCGTTGTTATCTGTGCGAAAATTGAAGAAGAAGTGGCAGAACTTGAGGAAGAAGAAAAACAAGCCTTCTTAGAAGAGATGGGAATTGAAGTTTCTGGATTAGACATCTTAATCCAAAAAGCGTATCACTTATTAGGCTTGGCGACTTACTTTACAGCTGGGGAACAAGAAGTACGTGCGTGGACATTCCGCCGTGGCATGAAAGCTCCGCAATGTGCGGGAATCATCCACTCCGATTTCGAACGTGGATTCATCCGTGCCGAAACGGTTGCGTATGCAGACTTACTTGAATACGGTAGTATGACAGCTGCAAAAGAGAACGGAAAAGTTCGTCAAGAAGGTAAAGAATATGTCGTGCAAGACGGCGACGTAATGCTCTTTAGATTTAATGTGTAA
- a CDS encoding DUF1129 domain-containing protein codes for MSEQNVQEVVSVDAQKAKLTSKNEQYIYQLERALKEAGFEGAQIEKELALMLPQIIEHQKSGVTARQLFGTVTERVHAIVEGPAKDPDAKSPDWQIALDGGLLVGGLFALVTGVMLMLNPDSGSQPMGLLTLIINFIAGAFVMLAISKNAPKFDNPKGQRGYIRYLVVSTVAMVAWLLLVVASQSFIPNAINLVMSYEWYLLIGAAALAAKFYLKKKLNIVGSVM; via the coding sequence ATGTCAGAACAAAACGTACAAGAAGTAGTGTCAGTAGACGCTCAAAAAGCAAAATTAACAAGTAAAAATGAACAATATATCTATCAATTAGAACGCGCATTAAAAGAAGCAGGATTTGAAGGGGCACAAATCGAGAAAGAATTAGCCCTTATGCTTCCTCAAATCATCGAACATCAAAAATCAGGGGTGACTGCACGTCAACTATTCGGAACGGTAACAGAACGCGTGCATGCGATTGTTGAAGGACCTGCTAAAGATCCAGATGCAAAATCTCCAGATTGGCAAATCGCTTTAGATGGTGGTTTATTAGTAGGCGGATTATTCGCTCTTGTTACAGGGGTGATGTTGATGTTAAATCCAGACTCAGGGTCACAACCAATGGGATTATTAACATTAATCATCAACTTCATCGCAGGCGCTTTTGTAATGTTAGCTATTTCGAAAAATGCTCCTAAATTTGACAATCCAAAAGGTCAACGTGGATACATTCGTTACTTAGTAGTAAGTACAGTGGCGATGGTCGCTTGGTTACTCTTAGTCGTAGCCAGCCAATCCTTCATTCCAAATGCCATCAATCTTGTAATGAGTTATGAATGGTACTTACTCATTGGAGCGGCAGCATTAGCGGCTAAATTCTATTTGAAGAAAAAATTGAATATTGTTGGATCAGTAATGTAA